A segment of the Candidatus Methylacidiphilales bacterium genome:
CGCATCCCCGCCCCGCTGGTCGCAGAAGCGGCGCAGATCGTCCATCCCCAGCACATGGTCGGCATGGCCATGGGTGAGAATAAACGTGTCGATACTTCGAATGTCATTCGCCAGGCACTGCGCCCGGAATTCGGGACCGGCATCGATCTGGATGTGGTGGCCGTCCATGACCACATGCGCACTGGTCCGGGAGCGGTGGTTGCGCGGATCGGACAAGTCGCAGTGGTGGTGGTCGAAGGCGATCATCGGCACACCCTGCGAGGTGCCCGTGCCCATGAAGATTAGTTCCACCGCGGATCACCCCCGCCTTCCTGCTTGCGCTTCATCTGGAAAAAAGCCTGGAGCAGTTTCACGCAGTCCGCCTCCATCACGCCCTTGGTCACTTGCACCAGGTGGTTCAAGGTCGGGACTTCATGGACCGAAAGCGCCCCGCCGAGGAATCCCATCTTGGGATCCGGCACTGCGTAAACCACCCGCCCCAGGCGCGCCATGATGGCCGCCCCGCTGCACATCGGGCAGGGCTCCTTGGTCACGTAAAGCGTGCATTCGTTCAAGCGCCAGTCCCCCAACTTTTCGGTGGCGGAAGTGATGGCGAGGATTTCCGCGTGGGCCGTGGGGTCCTTGAGGGCTTCCACCCGGTTGTGCGCGGCGGCAACCGCCAACTCCCCGTGGGCGATCACCGCCCCGATCGGCACTTCATCTTCGCCCCAGGCCTCCACCGCTTGGTTGTAGGCCAGGGTCATGAAATACTCATCGTCCCGCCGCAGTTCGGAAGGATAGCGCTTGGGGAAAGGACAGGGCGTGCTCAAGCAATCAGCCCCGCCAGTTTCTTCAGATAATCGTAGCTGAAAAGGCCGGTGTTGTGGCCATCGCTGAAATGGAACTGCACCGCGTAACCCCCGACCAGATTCCACCCCTTCACGGTCACCCCGGGGAACTTGGCCGTGCCGTCCCCGCCGTAACGGTTGCCCAAAAGGTCGGTCTCTCCCATGTTGTCGGCACTGGGGGATTTTTCCCGCAGGAAGGACATGGGGTAGTAATCCTCACTCCCGTCCTGCCAGCGGATCGCCACTTCCTGGCCGACGAGGGCGATTTGTTCAGGGGCGGTCACGGGTTTGATCGTTTCAAGGATTGCGCTACCATTCAAACAGGAAATGAAACGGAAATAATTCTCCCGTCCACACCTCCCACCCCCATGAATCGATCGTCCTTCTTCCTGACCCCGCTCCTCGCCCTGGCCTGCACCTTCAGCGCCTGCGGCAATGCTTCCACTTCCAACTCCACCCACACCCCCAAACCCCCCATGAGCCTCGACGAACTGAAAAAGAAACTGACCCCCGAACAATTCCGCATCGCTTACCAGGACGGCACGGAACCTCCGTTCCGCAACGCCTACCACGACAACAAGAAGCCGGGCCTCTACGTGGACATCGTCACGGGCAAGCCCCTATTCAGTTCGAAGGACAAGTTCGACTCCGGAACCGGTTGGCCCAGTTTCACCAAGCCCATCGACGCCAAGGAAGTCACGGAACACAGCGACACACAATTCGGCATGGTCCGCACCGAAGTCCGGTCATCCAGCAGCGATGCCCATCTGGGCCACGTCTTCCCCGACGGTCCGGCCCCCACCGGGCAGCGGTATTGCATGAATTCCGCCGTGCTCAAGTTCATCCCGGTGGAAGATCTGGAGAAAGAAGGCTACGGCGAATACAAAAAGCTCTTCCTACCCTGATAGCCTCCGTCCCTGTCCCCTACCGTTTCAATAGGGGGTTTTGTCCGCTTTGCCCGCCCACTCCCGGAAGACCCCGCGCGCTTCCGGACTGGGCCGGCAAACGGCACACAGTTTTCTTTTGCGCGGCGGACGGTCCAGCTCGTCATAGATGAACTGGTCGGCAAAGCCGATTTTCGCCGCCTCCCGGGCGGTGTTGGCATAAACCACCCGGCGGATACCTGACCAATAAATCGCAGACAAACACATCGGGCAGGGCTGGCAACTGGCGTAAATCACGCAGTCGGACAAATCGAAACGCTTCAACCGCTTCGCGGCCGCACGGATGGCCTCGACCTCGGCATGGGCCGTGGGGTCGTGGGATTTCAACACCCGGTTCCACCCCCGTCCCACCACCCGGCCCCCGCAGACCACCACGGAACCGAACGGCCCGCCTTCGTTGGCCCTCATCCCCTTGCGCGAAAGCCGGATGGCCTGATCCAGAAACACCGCATCCCGGGCTTCAGACCGCGATGTCTTCATTCCAAAGCTCCGGCTTTTCTTGGATGAATTCGCGCATCAAGCGGATGCATTCCTCATCCTGCACCACCTCGATCTCCATCCCATGGGCGCGGTTTTCTTCCTCCGGCCCACGGAAGGTGATGTTTTCCCCCACCAACACGCGGGGGATTTTGAACAGCCGGGCCGCCCCACTGCACAACGGACAGGGCGAAAGGGTGGAAACCAGCAGGCACTCGCGGTAAACCGCCGCCGGCTGCCGCCCGGCATTTTGCAGACAATGGATCTCGGCATGCAATATGGGGTCCCCCTGCTGCACCCTCTGGTTGTGCCCACGTCCGATGATTTTGTCGCGATACACCAAGACCGATCCGATGGGAATCCCGCCGGCATCCCGCCCTTTCTTCGCTTCCTCAATCGCTGCCTGTAAAAATAGGTGCTTCATAAATCCAATCCTGTTCTTCTTACTTCCTCGGAGGCACGGGGTCAAAGCCCTGGCCCCCCCAAGGATGGCAGCGGCACATCCGTTTTACGGTCAGCGCTGAACCCCGCCAGGCCCCATGGACCTCCAGCGCCTCGACCGCGTAACGCGAGCAGGTCGGGGTGAAACGGCAACCCGTCACCGCACCACCGAACAGGGTATACACCGGCGCGGAAAGCAGCTGGTAGGTCCGGATCAGACCGATTAAAAGTTGTTTCACGCCAGTTTTCCAGGATGCAGACCTCGGGTAGATTAACCTGCCCGGCTTAAAATCCCAAGTTTCAAATCCCAAGAAGACGATCTTCTCTCCAGCGCCCGCCCACCGCAGCCTTGGCGAAGGTGGGTTTCCTTCTGTTCAATCGGTTCCATTCGGTTAAATCCCTTGCATGCAGACCATCGACGAACTCAAGGCCATCGTGGCCCGCCTGCGCGGCCCCGGCGGTTGCCCCTGGGACCAGGAACAAACCCACCAGTCCATCCGTTCCCAGTTGCTGGAAGAATGCTACGAAGTCCTCGAGGCCATCGACGAGGGCAACGACTCCCTCTTGGAAGAGGAACTGGGCGACGTCCTCCTGCACATTGTTTTTCACGCCCAATTGGCGGAGGAGGAAGGGAAGTTCAGCCTTGATGACGTGGCCCGCGGCATCAACGAAAAACTCATCCGCCGCCACCCCCACGTCTTCGGGGAGGGGGGCAAACTCGGCAGCGCGGCCGAGGTGCTGCAAAAGTGGGACGAATTGAAAAAGGTGGAAAAGCCCGAGCGCACCGGTGCCCTCCATGGGATTCCTCCGATCCTCCCCGCCCTCATGCTGGCCCAGGAAACCCAGAAGAAAGCCGCCAAGGCCGGCTTTGATTGGAAGGAAGTCCGCCCGGTGCTGGACAAACTCAAGGAAGAGATCGCCGAACTGGAAAAAGACCTGGAACATCCGCAGCGGGCGGCGGACGAACTCGGGGACGTGTTTTTTTCCCTGGTCAACCTGGCCCGCCACTTGAAGGTCGATGCGGAACAATCCTGCCGGGATGCCACCCGGAAGTTCACCCGGCGCTTCGAACACGCAGAAGCCGAAGCGGCCCGTCAGGGCCGCGCACTCAAGGACAGAAGTCCGGAGGAACTCGACCGCCTATGGGAGACCGCCAAGGAAGCGGCCCAAAAGGCTACTTGATCAGATTGAAGTTGATCGGGTAGCGGAATTCCACGCCATTGTTGGCTTGGATTCCGGCGTAGACGGAAAGACCGATGGCGGCCAGCCAGGCCAATCCAATGAGCGGGAAAAGCAACATCCCAATAACGACGATCGTCAGGATGAAGGCCACCACCAGGGCGGCGAAGAGGATCAACGTCGCGGTGATCTGGAAGTTGAGAGCGTCTTTCCCGTGTTTTTCCACACTGGGAATCTCGGCTTTCTTGATCTGCCAGACCAACAGCGGCCCGATGATGTTGCCAAAGGGGATCATCAGGCCCGCCAGGGCGGAAAGGTGGGCCAGCATGTTCCAAGTTTTGACTTCAGATTCGTTGGCCATGGTTTTTATCCCTTCCGGTGGGGCTGCTATGCGTTGATTTAGAACCAACCCTTTTTCGCCGTCACGTAGGTGGCCACGAATTCCTCGTCGGTTTTGGTCAGGTAAATGATGCCTTCAATCAGCCCAATGATGCTGCTGATCGAACCGCAGGTCACAATCGAGAGGCCAAGCATGATCAGCCCCTCGGTGGTGTAGCCCAGAATAAATTTGTGAATTCCGAATGCTCCGAGAAGGATGCCACAAATGCCCGCGGGAAGTTTTTTGTCTGCTCCTGGAATCGCCATATAATGCCTCCTAGTTGGTGGGCCTAGGCTTAAAGTTTCCGCATAGACAAGGCAAGCTTAATGCTCAACAAATCCTGTTCAACCATGTCATGAAGCCGCCACACATCCGCGCCACTTTCCCATCCATGCCGCGTTTCTTTCTCATCCTGCCCTTGCTCCTGGCCCTGGCGGCCGGTTGCGGGAGCCACTCCTCCTCTCCCGAACTCATCATTCTGCAAACCGGACGCATCTTCGGAAATGTCTACCCGCTCGATACCAAGTCGATCGCCCCTCTCCAACACTATCCCTATCTGGCCGGTTATGTGAAAAAAATACGCCAAGAGGCTGCCGCCTCCGGTGCCCAGGTCCTCCTCATCGATTCCGGTGACAGCCTCGGGGGCTCCTTCGCCAGCCACGCCACCCATGGTGCCAATATGGTCCGTTTCTTCAACCAACTGGGATATGATGCGGTTCTGCTCGGCAACCTCGATGCCAGCGTCGACCCCGCCATCCTGGCCCAGCTCCGTATGCCGGTCCTCGTCCCTTTCCAGAAAGAGGACGGCACCAGCCCCCTCCCGAACACCAGTGCCGCCCTCTCACTCCCCAAGGGCCCCCTCACCGTCCGCCTGATGGCCAATTTCTACGGTGACACCGCTTCCTCGGAATTCCCCCACCGCTTTCCCGTCTGGTTCGGTGCCGTCCCCCGGGGCATCCAACCCGTCCGCGATTATGAAGCCTTTTTGAATGCTCCCCTGCCCGCCGGCTCCATCCCGGTCACCCTTTTCCACTGGATGAAATTTGAACCCAGCGCCATCCCACCGTCGTTCGTGGAAAAGCTCAAAACGGACGGCGTCGACGCCATCCTCGCGCACCGCATCTACAACTCCGGTGTCCGCGACACCTGGGAGCGACAGACGCTCGACCAGTGGCCCGTGCCGGTGTCCGAAAACATCCTCCGGCAAAATGGTGGGTTCACCATCGCCCGCCTCGACCTGGCCCGCAAGGGCGGCAAGTGGGCCCCCGTCGCGCCCTCCACTCTGGTGCAAATGAATGCCAACACCGCCCCGGCCGACCCGGACATCATCCGGGAAATCAACCTATTGGCGCCCACCATCAAATCGGCCGACGAAACCCTCGCCACCTTGGACAAAACCCTCCTCGAGGACCAAATCCTCCCCGCCTACATGAAGATGCTGGCCGCCCGATTCAAGGCCGACACCGTCCTTTTCTCCACCGGGGCCATCCGCAGTGAACTGCCTTCCGGCCCCCTCACCGCCAACCGCCTTTACGCCTCCCTACCTTGGAACAATCCCCTCGTCTTCGTCCGGCTCGACGCCACCCAGGCGGCCCAAGCCGCCACCATGAGCGGCCACGCCGTCCTCCGTAAATCTGGCGCCGGGGCCCCCACCCGTCTCCTCACCTCGCTCTTCTTCGCCCGCCTGCTCCAGGACCAGTTCCACCTGCCGGATCAGGCCCTGGAAATCATCCCCGGCTCGAACGAATTTGAAAACGCCAAGGCCATGGTCAAAGCATCGCCGTCGTCCCTGGCCGACGCGTCCATCCCGGAGGGCTGGTCCTATGCCACCGCGCCTTGATGACTCCAGACAGGCCCGCCTCCGCCAAGCTGGCATCTCGCGCAACGAGATCATCGCCGCCTTCGCCGTCTTCTTCATCGTGGTGGCCGTGACCGTGCCCTACCTCCAACACCGTGCCCGCGCCGCCAACCGCACCGCCGCCCTCCAGAACCTCCGCCAGTGGGGCATCGCCCTCAACCTCTATCTGGTCGAAAACGACAACACCCTTCCCGCGGTCGGCACAGGGCCGGCCGATCCCGCCGCCTGGCAGAACACGCTTCCGGTCTACCTTTCCCTCAAACCCCTTGCCGGTCAGTCGACCCAAGCCATCCTCGATGCCGGCATCTGGACCGACCCGTCCGTCCCGGTCAAGCCCTCCGGCCCGCCCGAATCCGCCGTCACCTACGGCATCAACGCCTGGCTCCAGCCCGACCCCGCCTCCCCCCCCTACCGCATCTACGAGGTCGAGGACCCCACCGCCACCTTCTTCCTGGTTTCCGCCCCACCGGGCCACCTGAGTGTCCTTCCCGGTGGAATGGCCTACCGCCACGGAGGCAAATCCGGCAGTCCCCAGGCCCGCGGCCAGGCCCTCTTCTGCGACGGCCACGTTGAAGAAGTCGACCCCGCCTCCGGCAACCGTCCCGAGGCCGCCAAGCCCGACGCCAATCCACCCGCCCGCCCGACCTGGATACCCCTCTTCAACGCCCGCCCGCCCCAGTAGCGGTCATTAGGGCTGGACCTGATCGGAGGGCAAATTATGCTCGCCTCCCATGTCCGATTCCGCCAGCCACGCTTCTTTCCGGGTCACCGGCCGTTCCCCACTCCGTGGCACGATACGCCCGCAAGGCAACAAGAATGAAGCCATGCCCCTTCTGGCCGCCTGCTGCCTGACCGACGAACCCGTCACCCTGGAAAACCTGCCCCCCATTGAGGACGTCCATATCCTCCTCGATATCCTCCGCGCCCTCGGCGTCCAGATCCGGACCGAAGAACATGAACAGGACGACACGGTCACCGTCCACGCCGCCAAAAAACCCGGCCACGATCTGCCCCCCGCCCTATCCAGTCGGCTACGCGGTTCGGTCACACTCGCCGGCCCCCTCCTGGCCCGCTGCGGCTCGGTCTTCCTCCCACAACCCGGTGGTGATAAAATCGGGCGGCGGCGCCTCGATACCCACATCCTCGCCCTTGAAGCCCTGGGGGCGAAAATCAAAGCCCACAAAAACGGATTTGAAATCCGTGCCCGCAAACTCACCGGCGCCGACATCCTCCTCGACGAGACCTCCGTCACCGCCACGGAAAATGCCGTCTGCGCCGCGGTCCTGGCCGAGGGCGAAACCATCCTCCGCAACGCCGCCAGCGAGCCCCATGTCCAGGGCCTTTGCAACCTGCTGGTCCGGATGGGGGCCAAAATCGACGGCATCGGCTCCAATATTCTCCAGATCAAAGGGGTGAAAAAACTCCACGGCGCCAAGCACCGCATCGGTCCGGATTATCTCGAAGTCGGCAGCTTCATCGCCCTGGCCGCCGTCACCCGCGGGGAAATCCTCATCCAGGACGCCGACCTCCCCAACCTGCGCATGATCCGCCTCATGTTCTCCCGCCTTGGAATCGAATGCATCGACCAGGGCCGCGATCTCCTCGTCCCGGCCAAACAAAAGATGCGCGTCGTCACCGACCTGGGGGGGGCCACCCCGCGCATTGAGGACGCCCCCTGGCCCGGCTTCCCCGCCGACATGACCTCGGTCGCCCTCGTCACCGCCACCCAGTGCCGCGGCACCATGCTCATCCACGAGAAGATGTTCGAATCCCGCCTCTATTTCACCGACGGCCTCATCGGCATGGGCGCGCGCATCGTCCTCTGCGATCCCCACCGCGCCGTCGTCATCGGCCCCGAGCGTCTCCGCGGTTCCAAACTCGTCAGTCCCGACATCCGCGCCGGCATGGCCATGCTCATCGCCGCCTTGTGCGCAGAGGGAGAGTCCGAAATCCACAACATCGGCCAGATCGACCGTGGCTTTTCCCACATCGACACCCGTCTGCGCAGCCTCGGGGCCCGCATCGAACGGGTGGTTCCCCATTTAGTCGATTAAGCAACGCGTCTCGGGCCTCGGCGGACCCGCTTCACCCTCCGCTCCACCACACTTTATCTATCTTTCATTTTCCACAAGCTGGCACTCCAACCATTCGTCCGGACTTGGGCAATCCATTCATAGTATTCCCGGATCACGCCGGGGTCATCATCTCCCAGCAAAAGAACGTAATCGGGATAAAAGCCACTGGACCTTTGATAGGCCCTGAAATTCAACCCCTGCACACCCGATTCGGCATATCCCAACGATCGATGCGGATTCATGCTCGCACGGAAGCGGACGGGAAAACCATGGACCCTGGCCTGGTAATGGTTGAGGCAGGCGATGCGTTTGCCGTTGGCCGCCACATTCAAGTAGGCATGTTCCCAGAAGTTGGTCCGCATGCCCAGGTGCTCCCGGAAACCCACGGACGTCACCACCAAGAGACTCCGGTTATCCGGAATAGGGTCGAGCAGTTTCTGGAAAGCCCCGGAAGGCTGTTGGTAGTCGCTGAAAACCCCCCAGATCCGCAGCCAAAGCACCATTGCCACCACGACGGACAGCACCGCACCCGTCGACGACAAATACGGCATCGACTCCACCCTGCAGGCGAGCCAGACTAGGAACAACAGCCAGGGAACCAGGAGCAACCGATACTGGATGAGGGATCCGCCGGCTGATTTGTCGGGCATCAGCACCACCAGGGCAAACGCCAGCACGGCGTAAACCAGGAACAAGTCCGGACGTGCAGCCGGAGACTTCCACACCTTCCAGATGACCCAGACGGAACAGATTAAAACAAAAACAGCGAAGCAGACCACCGCCGCCGAATCCACCAAACCCGGGAACGGAAGGGCCACTCCCAGAAACAATCCATTAAACAATAACTGGCCCGCTGGATTTCTGTCCCCCATTCCGATCTGGGGAGAGACCGATAGATACCAAAGCATCAACAAAGCGGAGGGAATCCACCCCGCCATAAAATGCCACACCCGCGTCCATCTTTGGCGGGGTTCGATGCCGATCAGGCCCAAGCCCATCCCCAATGCCAAAATCCATGCCAGGGGATGGCAAAAATAGAGGACCAGGGTGAGGACCACGAAAAACAACCAGGCTTTGAAACTGAAGCTGTCCCGTCCGGTCCAGTAACCCAACAACAACATCATCAGTGCCAGACCCCAGATGAAATTCAAAAATCCCAGATAAAGAAGATGGTGGTGAACCAAGGGCAGGACCCAGAATGCCGGAATCGGGGAAGCCACCCCCAGGCGCTGAAGCAGGTAGCGGAAGGACAGGGGGATAGCCAGACAAGTGGCGGCCATCATGATTTTTCCCGCCCACACCCAGCCCACCACTTGCTGGAGGATCCCCAACACCACGCAGCTCAACCCATTCGGCCAGGGCTTCCAGACCGCTTCGAAGACACGCCCCAGCGGCCCCCCACCGCCCTGCAGCAAGTGCCCGATCAAATACGCAGTGTATTGGTGGGCCGGAACATCGACCGCTGGAATCTGATCGAACCAAAAAAAAGGAACGACGGACCAAACCAAAAGGCCCGCCCAAATCCACTCCTCGCGGCCCGTTCTAGACAGTCGTTTGAACATTTTCCTGCTCCCGCGCCTTCCTGGATTTCAACAGCGCTTCCAAGGCCAAGGACCAGACCGGCAAAAAGAGCAGGACGGCCACAAGCACAAATCGATCACCCCCCGAGCCAAACCAATAACTGTATCCCAGATGCAAAACGACCGAGGCAGACCCGGCGCCCAACAGCGCCAGGGCCTGTCTTTGGTTTTTTCTGGCGCACACCACACCCCAAAGGGCCAGAGGAAGCAACACCATGACCGGATAGGTATGAAATACCGACTCGCGTCCGCCCCACAGCCGGGCGGCGAACTCCCGGTAATAAGTCCAGGAAAAATGCATCGAGTTTCCATCCAATAGCTCCACCCCGGCCCGGTAAGTAGGCACCCGGGCGTAGGCCCCCATCACGGCATCACCGAAGAGCATGAAGTTCTGCCACAACAACGGAACCACCATCACGGCCCCCCCCACACCACACCAGACCCAGGCCTTCCAGTTGGTGCGGAAAGCCGGCAGATAACCCCAAAGCAAAATCGGGAAGAGGATGACATGGGTGACCCGAAAATGCAGGGACAAACCCCAGAGCAACCCCGCAACCAGCGGACGCCGGGGCAACACAACCACGCCCGCCAGCACCAATCCCGC
Coding sequences within it:
- the tadA gene encoding tRNA adenosine(34) deaminase TadA, with amino-acid sequence MSTPCPFPKRYPSELRRDDEYFMTLAYNQAVEAWGEDEVPIGAVIAHGELAVAAAHNRVEALKDPTAHAEILAITSATEKLGDWRLNECTLYVTKEPCPMCSGAAIMARLGRVVYAVPDPKMGFLGGALSVHEVPTLNHLVQVTKGVMEADCVKLLQAFFQMKRKQEGGGDPRWN
- a CDS encoding DUF971 domain-containing protein; translation: MNGSAILETIKPVTAPEQIALVGQEVAIRWQDGSEDYYPMSFLREKSPSADNMGETDLLGNRYGGDGTAKFPGVTVKGWNLVGGYAVQFHFSDGHNTGLFSYDYLKKLAGLIA
- the msrB gene encoding peptide-methionine (R)-S-oxide reductase MsrB, which encodes MNRSSFFLTPLLALACTFSACGNASTSNSTHTPKPPMSLDELKKKLTPEQFRIAYQDGTEPPFRNAYHDNKKPGLYVDIVTGKPLFSSKDKFDSGTGWPSFTKPIDAKEVTEHSDTQFGMVRTEVRSSSSDAHLGHVFPDGPAPTGQRYCMNSAVLKFIPVEDLEKEGYGEYKKLFLP
- a CDS encoding nucleoside deaminase, whose product is MKTSRSEARDAVFLDQAIRLSRKGMRANEGGPFGSVVVCGGRVVGRGWNRVLKSHDPTAHAEVEAIRAAAKRLKRFDLSDCVIYASCQPCPMCLSAIYWSGIRRVVYANTAREAAKIGFADQFIYDELDRPPRKRKLCAVCRPSPEARGVFREWAGKADKTPY
- a CDS encoding nucleoside deaminase — its product is MKHLFLQAAIEEAKKGRDAGGIPIGSVLVYRDKIIGRGHNQRVQQGDPILHAEIHCLQNAGRQPAAVYRECLLVSTLSPCPLCSGAARLFKIPRVLVGENITFRGPEEENRAHGMEIEVVQDEECIRLMREFIQEKPELWNEDIAV
- the yidD gene encoding membrane protein insertion efficiency factor YidD, with amino-acid sequence MKQLLIGLIRTYQLLSAPVYTLFGGAVTGCRFTPTCSRYAVEALEVHGAWRGSALTVKRMCRCHPWGGQGFDPVPPRK
- the mazG gene encoding nucleoside triphosphate pyrophosphohydrolase, coding for MQTIDELKAIVARLRGPGGCPWDQEQTHQSIRSQLLEECYEVLEAIDEGNDSLLEEELGDVLLHIVFHAQLAEEEGKFSLDDVARGINEKLIRRHPHVFGEGGKLGSAAEVLQKWDELKKVEKPERTGALHGIPPILPALMLAQETQKKAAKAGFDWKEVRPVLDKLKEEIAELEKDLEHPQRAADELGDVFFSLVNLARHLKVDAEQSCRDATRKFTRRFEHAEAEAARQGRALKDRSPEELDRLWETAKEAAQKAT
- a CDS encoding DUF4870 domain-containing protein — translated: MANESEVKTWNMLAHLSALAGLMIPFGNIIGPLLVWQIKKAEIPSVEKHGKDALNFQITATLILFAALVVAFILTIVVIGMLLFPLIGLAWLAAIGLSVYAGIQANNGVEFRYPINFNLIK
- a CDS encoding TM2 domain-containing protein → MAIPGADKKLPAGICGILLGAFGIHKFILGYTTEGLIMLGLSIVTCGSISSIIGLIEGIIYLTKTDEEFVATYVTAKKGWF
- the murA gene encoding UDP-N-acetylglucosamine 1-carboxyvinyltransferase — its product is MSDSASHASFRVTGRSPLRGTIRPQGNKNEAMPLLAACCLTDEPVTLENLPPIEDVHILLDILRALGVQIRTEEHEQDDTVTVHAAKKPGHDLPPALSSRLRGSVTLAGPLLARCGSVFLPQPGGDKIGRRRLDTHILALEALGAKIKAHKNGFEIRARKLTGADILLDETSVTATENAVCAAVLAEGETILRNAASEPHVQGLCNLLVRMGAKIDGIGSNILQIKGVKKLHGAKHRIGPDYLEVGSFIALAAVTRGEILIQDADLPNLRMIRLMFSRLGIECIDQGRDLLVPAKQKMRVVTDLGGATPRIEDAPWPGFPADMTSVALVTATQCRGTMLIHEKMFESRLYFTDGLIGMGARIVLCDPHRAVVIGPERLRGSKLVSPDIRAGMAMLIAALCAEGESEIHNIGQIDRGFSHIDTRLRSLGARIERVVPHLVD